The genomic DNA GAGGTGGATGCGCATTATATTATGTTTTTTATATTTTGCCCCTATAATGGTATTTACTCATGTTCTAACATTAATATAAACCCTCGACACCATGGTGCATTAGACTAGCGCCCTTAGAAAGGTTTCCCCAGGCATAGAGCTGTCAAAGACCTCTAAGCCTTAGTCTCCAGGAAATCTACCACTGCTATAACAAGACGTCTGTTAGCAGACATACTTGAGGATCAAGAAATAAGCAATGGACACATCACCTGATCTCAGCTCCTCAGGCCGCTCCTGAACCACCCAGTGTCCACAGTCTATATTGACGATCCGCGACTgaggaaagaaggaagaaatgaGTGGAATCGAAGCCTCCGGGATGTAATGACTTCGCAGTGCCCGAATGAAAAGGGTAGGATTGTGAAATTGGACCGCCTCGTTCTTGTGCGGGAAATCGCCCAAGGGAGTCAATGCTGTCTTGAGTATATCCAATGGAACGCGGCATTTCAGGTACGGCGAGTCGCTATCTTTGACAAAATTACTCAGCAAAAATACCCGTATGGGTAACGACTGGCTCAATCACTGTCAGCGTCCATCTTATGAGGGTGGATATAGAATAGTGGCATGTACATCTTCATATTCTCTCAggatcttctccgcctcgTAATGGGTTTTCACCTTGGCCTCCCCAACTTTTGCCATTCCTTCTAGGTACCTTGGAAAGTCATCCATCAGTGGTAAATGGATTGGGCAGTTGTCAATGGCTACAACATCGGAGACAAGCTCTGGTCGCTGAAGAGCGAGTGTGAAAGCAGTCTTGGCACCCCTGGCAGTAGATTAGCAATGACGAAAAATCCAAGGTACCCGCCAAAGGGGGTTTCACATCGAATGACCGATAAGAGTTGCTTCCTGCATGCCGTGGCTCTGCATGAAAGATGCAACATCCAGCGCCATTTCCATGTAATCATGTTTCAAGCAATGGCCCGACTCCCCATGATTACGAAGATCCTTTGTTCTGTCAGCTTGAAAGTCACCACgttttgattttgatgcGATGCTTACTACAGCGAAGACCGGTCTCGATAGATCTCTAGCCAATAACCTCAAGCAAAGAATGAGCTCGGAAAGTAACGGTGTGACAGGACCTCATAGTAGGTAGCTTACTTGCTTATCCGTCGGTTTTCTCGCTTCGACCCAAGAAATCCATGCAGGAAAATCAACGGGACATGTTTTTTGGCCCTCAAATTCTCGCAACCTGCAGGCGTGTGGCTATGGAGCTCATAAGCAAGAGCGACCCTTGAAGTTGCAGGTGGCGAAGTAAGTGATTTTATGCGCGTGAGGCTTTGACCCAAAGTCTTTAGGGTAGCAGACATGGGAATGAACAATCAGGTTTTAACACTGGAACTCCGTATATTGTGTCCCTTGGTGGTGACTTTGGGATCATATCCATCCCTAGCGGAGAACAGCTGACATGACTCATCTAGCCTTTTGAGCTGCTCTAAACCACACTAGTCAACTAGTAGCTAGTGAGTGAATTCTGGCCCTTATTTTATAATTTATTAGGTTCCgccctgttgctgcttgATCTCACCTTCCTCTTCACACTGTTTACCTGAACCTCAC from Aspergillus fumigatus Af293 chromosome 8, whole genome shotgun sequence includes the following:
- a CDS encoding putative alpha/beta hydrolase, with translation MSATLKTLGQSLTRIKSLTSPPATSRVALAYELHSHTPAGCENLRAKKHVPLIFLHGFLGSKRENRRISKLLARDLSRPVFAVDLRNHGESGHCLKHDYMEMALDVASFMQSHGMQEATLIGHSMGAKTAFTLALQRPELVSDVVAIDNCPIHLPLMDDFPRYLEGMAKVGEAKVKTHYEAEKILREYEDSLPIRVFLLSNFVKDSDSPYLKCRVPLDILKTALTPLGDFPHKNEAVQFHNPTLFIRALRSHYIPEASIPLISSFFPQSRIVNIDCGHWVVQERPEELRSAVVDFLETKA